Proteins from a genomic interval of Streptomyces fodineus:
- a CDS encoding glycosyltransferase family 2 protein produces MVEPRIAVAVVTMGNRPAEVDALLESVAKQDLAPARIVVVGNGCRLPEFPRRLSLPGEVTTIDVEENLGCPGGRNVALARLREYGDVDIVVELDDDGLLVDADVLRRVRDLYAADPRLGIVGFRIADEHGETQQRHVPRVGKSDPLRGGYVTGFLGGGHALRMAMLAGTGDWPAEFFFAHEETDLAWRAADAGWKILYAPELLLQHPKTSPARHAIYYRVNARNRVWLARRRLPLPLIPVHLGVWTLLTLARTRSLAGLRAWFGGFVEGLREPAGERRPMRWRTVWRLTRLGRPPVI; encoded by the coding sequence GTGGTGGAGCCGAGGATCGCCGTCGCCGTGGTGACCATGGGCAACCGGCCCGCCGAGGTCGACGCCCTGCTCGAGTCCGTGGCCAAGCAGGACCTCGCCCCCGCCCGCATCGTGGTCGTCGGCAACGGCTGCCGGCTGCCCGAGTTCCCCCGCCGGCTCTCCCTGCCCGGCGAGGTCACCACCATCGACGTGGAGGAGAACCTCGGCTGCCCGGGCGGCCGGAACGTCGCCCTCGCCCGCCTGCGCGAGTACGGCGACGTCGACATCGTCGTGGAGTTGGACGACGACGGGCTGCTCGTCGACGCCGACGTCCTGCGGCGCGTACGGGACCTGTACGCCGCCGACCCGCGCCTCGGCATCGTCGGCTTCCGCATCGCCGACGAGCACGGCGAGACACAGCAGCGGCATGTGCCGCGCGTCGGCAAGTCCGATCCCCTGCGCGGGGGTTACGTCACCGGATTCCTCGGCGGCGGCCACGCCCTGCGCATGGCGATGCTGGCCGGGACGGGGGACTGGCCCGCCGAGTTCTTCTTCGCGCACGAGGAGACCGACCTCGCCTGGCGAGCCGCCGACGCCGGCTGGAAGATCCTCTACGCCCCCGAACTGCTGCTCCAGCACCCCAAGACCTCCCCGGCCCGGCACGCCATCTACTACCGCGTCAACGCCCGCAACCGCGTCTGGCTCGCCCGGCGCCGGCTGCCGCTGCCGCTGATCCCCGTGCACCTCGGGGTGTGGACGCTGCTCACCCTCGCCCGCACGCGCTCCCTGGCGGGGCTGCGGGCCTGGTTCGGCGGTTTCGTGGAGGGTCTGCGGGAACCGGCCGGCGAGCGCCGCCCCATGCGGTGGCGGACGGTGTGGCGGCTCACCCGGCTCGGGCGTCCGCCGGTGATCTGA